From the Paenibacillus tianjinensis genome, the window GCAAGCTGGCGAAGGAAATGATTGTAAGCGAAGGGACAGCTTACCGCGCGGTGAAGGAGGCCGAGAATCTTGGCATCGTCATTACCAAGGAGCGGATCGGCACGGTCCGTGTGGAGAAGAAACCGCGGAATATCTCTGACCAGCTCACCTTCGGGGATGTGGTCGATATTGTCGAAGGGCATGTACTCGGCGGAGCGGACGGACTGAACAAGCATCTTCATAAATATATTATCGGCGCGATGAAAGTCGACGCCATGATCCGTTATATTGATGCCGACAGCCTGCTGATCGTGGGAAACCGCGATGATGTGCACTCGCTTGCCCTGGAGCAGGGAGCGGGGGTGCTTGTGACGGGCGGATTCGGCACCAGCCGCGAGGTTAAAGCGCTTGCGGACGAGCTGGATCTTCCGGTAATCTCCTCCAGACATGACACGTTTACAGTCGCATCGATGATTAACCGGGCGATCTTCGACAGGCTGATCAAGAAAAAGATTATGCTCGTAGAAGACATTCTCGAGGGCAAACCCCGCCTTAACACACTGAAGATCTCCAATACCGTCGGTGAACTCCGGCAGCTGTCACAGTCCAGCGGGGAGCAGCGGTTTCCGGTAACGGATGAATGGAACCGGGTCATCGGGATCGTGGGCCGGCGCGACGTAGAGGAGTTGAGCGAGGGACAGAGCATTGAAAAAGCGATGATTAGGAATCCGATAACGGCAGTCCTCCAGACCTCGCTCGCTTCTGCGGCGCAGATCATGATGTGGGAGGGGATCGACTTCCTGCCGATCGTGGACCGCAACCGTAAACTGGTAGGTTCGCTGACCCGGCGGGAGGTGCTGCAGAGCCTGCGCGATGTCAGCAATCAGCCGCAACTGGGGGAAACCTTTGACCATCTGATCTGGAACGGTTTTGCCGAAGAGCGGGATGAGGAAGGGCAGCTGTTTTTTCATGGCTTCATCACGCCTCAGATGGCGACCGATCTGGGAACTATTTCCGAAGGCGTGCTGTCGACGCTGATGACCCTTTCCGCCTTCAAGGCGGCCAAAGACATCACCGGGAACGACTATGTGCTGGACAACATGTCCACCTATTTCATCCGCCCGGTACAGATCGAGCATTCCATCATCGTCATGCCGAAGCTCCTGGAAATCAGCCGCCGTACCTGCAAGCTGGAAATCGAAATCAGCCACAACGATACGATGGTCGCCAAGGCAGTACTGATGCTGCAGTCGATTGATCACGGCTGACGGCGGCTTGATCTCATTAAAGCGGACAAGCTGCAATAAGAATGTGGCTCCATAATGACATTCCGAATAGACTAGCCCGGCAGTAGTCAGGGTTAGTCTATTTTTTACCATATTGCCTCTGGTGGGATCTTTTATAGATAGACGATGTTATACAAGAGCCATTCTGAAGGATCAGGCTTTTCTTCCGTGCTGGCTCCGGCTGTAATATCCGTAACTGCGCAGCCCCGAGAAAACATTGAAGGCACCGATGACCAGGAAGAGAGCTTCTACAATAATACTGATCGTCGAGCCGCGGAACAGGAACATGGACATCAGAGACAAAGTGACCAGCATGGCACCCAGCAGAATATTCATGATGGAACGCCGGCGGCCCCTTTCCATCGGGTCAGAAGCTCTGCGGGAAGAGAGGCTGTATACGGCGGCGCCGGTCATAAACACCACGAGCAGGATAAACAGCAGATACTTGATTAGCATAATCATGGACAGGCAGCTCCCTTATCAAAGGTTAGAAACGTTGGTGTTGCCCCATACTGTATCTCGGTATACCTGTCCATTATTGTAGCATGATTATTCCCTGTACGTCCGCAAGCTTTGGCTGCTCAACTGCGTTTGTAAGGATGAATCTCGACCCAAATCTGCAGCACACCTTCCATCACCAGCATGGTGCGGATGTTAACGGCGTACTCCTTTTCGCGCACGATATATATTTTGCCGTCCAGCAGCAGCCGTGCAAGCTTCCCGTCTGCATCGATGTCGAACATGCTGCGGCCGCGCATCGGCTCAAGATCAGAGCTCATCTGGCTGATAATTTCCTTCAGGGATACCGGGTCCAGGGAGGCTGCGCCTTCTTCGCTTTTGCTGTTCTCGGTACGGAGCTTGATCTCGCGGATAACCGTCGAGGTGTTGTTGTATTTCTTAAGGGTTTTGATATCTTTACGGTATTGCTCGATTTGCAGCCGCAGTTCCTGATTGGTAAGCCAGAGGACATTATACCCCGCATGAAAAATGGAATTGTATATGACGGCTCCCACCACCATGCCCAGCACAAACACGGCGGAAATTTGCGAAAAACGGCGGTAGCGCTGAAACGGGGGGACTCTCATCTGCGCTTCACCCCTTGCCGCACACCCATTTGACCAGCTCGCTGCCCATATGAGCGCCCAGAAAGGCGAAGACCAGGTAGAGGATTTGTTTGATCGCAGGAGAAAGATTGCCCTCCACCATGTTGCTCTCAATGACCCGCATAGGGTCGATGGTGCCACCGACAGCCGCTGCGAGCGCCCAAATTTTTATCCGGTTGGCGATATCCAGCATCGTCTGTGTAGGCGGCTGAAGGGAAACGACTGCCCCGATTCCGCCCAGCATGGCGCCGCCCAGCACAATACCGCAGGCGATGAAGAAATCGAGGACGGCTTTGCTTAAGAAAACGTTCATAAAAGGCCCCTTTCCGGACAAGGTCCATTTACCGACTCGGCCTGTCCTTGTGCGCTTAATCCATTCTATGGGCGGTTCCCCTTGGAATATGATAAAATAGTTTCATCTTATGTTTTGATTTTGGAACCGAAGGGAAGTGGGGAAGATGAGCCCTTTCGTGCATTTGCATGTGCACAGCGAATACAGTTTACTGGACGGGGCGGCGCGCATTACGGATCTCGTGCGCCGGGCCGGCGAATACGGCATGAAGTCGCTGGCGCTGACGGATCATGGAGTAATGTATGGGGCAATCCCCTTTTATAAAGCTTGCGTAGCGAACGGTATTAAACCGATCATCGGCTGCGAAGCCTATCTGACCGCAGGCTCACGCCGTGAGCGCGGCAGCCGCAAAGATCAGCCGATTTACCATCTGATCCTGCTCGCGAAGAATGAAACCGGCTACAGAAACCTGATGCGGCTGGTTTCGATCGGCCATCTCGAGGGCCAGCACTATAAGCCGCGCATTGATATGGAAGCTTTGGCGGCTCACGCCGAGGGCATTATCTGCCTCAGCGCCTGTCTGGGCGGAGAAGTGCCGCAACATCTGCTGCACGGGCGTGATGATGAGGCATATAAAGCGGCGAAGCGGTATCAGGAGATTTTTGGCGAGGACTTCTATCTGGAGCTGCAGGATCACGGCATTCCTGAACAGAAGCGGGTCAATCCGAAGCTGATTGCCCTGGCGGCGGAATGCGATATTCAGCTGGTGGTTACGAATGACGTTCACTATCTGGCCAAGGAGGATGCCGAGGTTCAGGATGTGCTGATCTGCATCGGCACCGGTAAGACGGTGGATGATGAGGAGCGGCTGAAGATCGGAACGGACCAGCTGTTCCTCAAGAGCGGCGAGCAGATGGCGGCGCTGTTTCCGCATGTGCCCCAGGCTATTCGTAACACGCTGGAAATCGCCGAGAAATGCAATCTGGAGCTGACGTTCGGCCAGCATATTCTCCCGGAGTATTCCCCGCTTCCGGAAGGGCTGGATGCAGCCGCTTACCTGCGGGAGCTCTGCCGCAGCGGGCTGGAAGCCCGTTATGCGGATACGCCGCTCTGGGCTTCACCCGAGCGGAAGGCGGCAGCCGAGGACCGGCTGGCCTATGAGCTGGGTGTTATCGAGAGCATGGGTTTCAGCGATTACTTCCTGATCGTCTGGGATTTCATTGCCTACTGCCACCGCAAGGGCATTGCTACAGGCCCGGGACGCGGTTCCTCTGCCGGCAGTCTCACTGCGTATACCCTGCGGATCACAGATGTCGACCCGCTGAAATACAATCTGCTCTTCGAGCGTTTCCTTAATCCCGAACGGATCACGATGCCGGATATTGATATCGACTTCAGTGACGAGCGCCGCGATGAGGTGATTGCTTACGTTGTTGACAAATACGGAAAGGAGCATGTGGCACAGATCATCACCTTTGGGACGATGGCTGCACGGGCGGCTGTCCGCGATGTCGGCCGGGCGCTGAATCTGCCTTACAATGAGGTGGACAAGGCAGCGAAGCTGATCCCTGGACAGCTGGGCATCAGCATTGCCCGCGCACTGGAGAGCAGTCCGGATCTGAAGGCGCTGTACGAGACCCATCCGAAGACCAGGGGCCTGCTGGATATGGCGATGAAGGTTGAAGGCATGCCGCGGCATGCATCCACACATGCCGCCGGGGTCGTCATTTCCAAAGGTCCCCTGACCGATGCGGTGCCGCTTCAGGCCGGGAATGAGAGTACAGCGCTGACCCAGTATTCCATGGAGCATCTGGAGAGTGTCGGACTGCTCAAAATGGATTTTCTGGGGCTTCGCACCCTATCCATTATCGAACGCTGTATGAACTGGATCAGGGAGATGGACGGCAGTATTCCCGATTTCCGCATCGTGCCCGATAATGACCCGCTGACCTACGAAATGCTCGGGGCCGGCGAGACCACCGGCGTCTTTCAGCTGGAGTCGGCCGGGGTACGGCGGGTTCTGAAGGACCTGAGGCCCTCGGGCTTTGAGGACATCGTATCCGTACTGGCGCTTTATCGTCCGGGTCCGATGGAATTCATTCCGAAGTTTATCGCCGGCAAGCACGGCGAAATCGCTGTAGAATATCCGCATGCCGATCTGACGCCGATTCTGGCGGATACTTACGGGATTATCGTGTATCAGGAGCAGATCATGCAGATCGCCTCCCTTATGGCCGGCTTTTCGCTCGGTGAAGCGGATCTGCTGCGCCGGGCAGTGTCGAAGAAGAAACGCGAGACACTAGACAAGGAGCGCAGCCACTTCGTACAGGGCAGCCTGCAGCAGGGTTACCAGGAGGCGGATGCGAACGCCGTTTATGATATGATTGTCAGATTCGCCGATTACGGATTCCCGCGGGCGCATGCAGCCGCCTATGGTGTGCTGGCCTTCCAGACGGCTTATCTGAAGGCGCATTATCCCGTGCAGTTTATGGCAGCGATGCTGACGGCTGTGATGGGCACCCACCGCAAGGTGGCGGAATATGTGCTGGACTGCCGCCGTACAGGTATCGGGGTGCTGCCGCCGGATGTCAACGAAAGCGGAGTGCTGTTCACCCCGGTTCCCGGTGAAGGTGACGGACATATCCGCTTTGGACTGGCAGCGGTGAAGAATGTCGGCACGCTGGCTGTGGAGAACATTATGGCCGTCCGCAAGGAGCGGCCGTTCGACAGCCTGCTCGATTTCTGCCGCCGTGTCGATTTGCGCGTCTGCAACAAGCGGGTGATCGAATCGCTGCTCCAAGCGGGTGCATTCGACCGGCTGCCCGGGCACCGGGCACAGCTGCTCGCTATGCTTGACGAGACGGTGGATGCTGCAGCCAAATGGCGCAAGGAGCGCGATGAGCTGCAGATTCAGCTGTTCGACGACCTTATTGAGACGCCGAACTGGGAAATCCGTTATCCGGATATCCCGAGATTCACTGTGACCCAGCAGCTGGAGCTGGAACGTGAGCTGCTCGGGCTGTACCTGTCCGGCCATCCGCTGGACGACAGCGTAGCACTGCTTGAGGAGCCGGGGATACAGCGGCTCATGGATCTCGGCGAAGCCCCGGATGAGAGCCAGACGGTTACGGCCGGAATGGTTGTCTCGGTTAAAGAGATTACGACAAAAGCCGGCAAGGCGATGGCATTTGTCGAATGGGAGGACCAGATCGAGCGCTGCGAGGTCGTGCTGTTTCCTGAGGTGTGGAAACGCAGCCGCAGCCTGATTGAGAAGGGTGCGCTGTTAGCCCTGCGTGCCAAGGTGCAGCAGGAGGATGAGGGCTTCAAGCTGCTGGCCGAAGAGGTCGCGCCGCTCGGCGCGGACGCGCTCCGCGGCCTGCTGCAGCGCCGCAGCGCAGCTGCCTCCCGGTCGGCCGGCGGCGGCCGGGGCGCCTCTGCAGGAGCCCAGCGCAGCGCTCCTGCTTCCCGGAGCGGCGCCGGGGGAACCGGCGCCGCAGGGGGCAGTGCAGGCGGCACAGCTACGCCTGCAGCCCCGGCGGCCGCGCCTGCGGATGCGGCCCGGCCAGCGGCCCCGCGCCCGGCGGCTGCCGCGGGGGAGAACGGCCAGCGTGTCTTTATCAAGATCACGCAGGCCTCGGAGAACCCCGCGCTGCTCTCGCGCCTGCAGGCACTGCTGCAGACCCATCCCGGGCCTGCAGCCACCCTGCTGTTCTATGAGCGGGAGCAGCGGCTGCTCGCACTAAGCGACAGCTACCGCATTGAACCGGCGCCGGAGCTGATTGCGGCGGTCGAAGAGATGCTGGGAGCCGGTACAGTGAGAATAAAATAAGCACATTTCCGCCCTTTTCCGCATACATTAGGAAACCACTGGGAACTGTCCCGTGCGGAAAGGGGAATGGCATCATGTCCTATCAAATGGCAACAGAGCTGCTGGAGCGCAGGGGAGTTACGTTAACAGCCATCGCTGAGATCGTATATATTCTGCAATCGGCGTATTATCCGGACTTAACGCAGGAAGAGTGTATGTCCAGCGTCAAGTCGGTCCTTGGCAAAAGAGAGGTGCAATATACGCTCATGACGGGCGTTGCCCTCGATGAACTGGCAGAACAAGGGCTTCTTCCCCAGCCGCTGCAGGCGGTGATGGAAGCGGATGAATCGCTCTACGGGGCGGACGAGACTCTGGCGCTCGGCATCACGGGGGTCTATGGCATGATCGGACTGACAGGCTTTGGTTATCTGGACAAAATAAAGCTCGGCATTATCGGCAGCCTGAACGATGATCCGGGGAAAATCCACGTCTTTCTGGATGATCTGGTGGCCGGAATTGCCGCCGCTGCTTCAGCCAGAATTGCCCATCGTCATGAAGGGGCGAAGGTGTATCCCCATGTCACCGGTACGCCATAATTGATCCGCTGTTAGCTGACGAATGCGGCCTCCTGGTCTGGCTTCCTCTGCTTTACTCCTGTTGCGGGAAAAAAGAAAACTGTGTTATCATGATTCCATTATACGCGGGATACGGCTGGGAATTGAGATTAGGGAGGCTTTGCAGGGCATGTGGACGGTAATCTATATAGCGCCAACCGCCAAAGTGGCAGATATGATTCAGAGCAAGCTTACAGAAGAAGGTTTCATGGTCAAGTGCCGTCCGATTAATATGTCCAAGCAGCAATTTGAAATTCTGGTTCCTTCAGGCGAGCTTGAGGAAGTTCAGGAAGCCCTTAATCTGATTTTACATCCCTAATTTAAAGACCTATAGTGCAGTAATAACAGCGGCAAGCTGCTGAATGCGCAAATAAACGGCTGAAGAGGTGCGACCCTTGTTCAAAGATTTATTTCAGAAAAAACGGAAGTACGCGACTATTCCTTCAGAACGTCTGGAGCGGAGCGGCGGACCGGCGGAAGGCGAACGCCCGAAGCGGGAGATTCCCGAAGGGCTCATGAGCAAATGCAGTAAATGCGGTACGATCCAGTACAGTAAGGAACTGGAGAAGAATTTCAAGGTATGCCCGTCCTGCGGCTATCATATGCGGCTGAACGCGATGGAGCGGATCGCCATGACTCTTGATCCCGAAGGGTTTATTGAGTTTGACAGCGAGATGGCCTCCGTAGACCCGCTGCAGTTTCCGGGCTATGCCTCGAAGCTGGAACAGCAGCAGTCCAAAACCGGACAAGTTGAAGCTGTAATCACCGGCCAGGGAACGATCGGCGGCCATCCGGTCATTGTAGCTGTAATGAATTTCGAATTCTTCAGCGGCAGTATGGGTTCGGTTGTCGGCGAGAAGATCACCCGGGCGGTGGAAGAAGCTACGGAGAAGAAGCTTCCAATGCTGATTTTCTCCACTTCGGGCGGTGCCCGGATGCAGGAGAGTATTCTCAGTCTGATGCAGATGGCGAAGACCAGCGCAGCCCTGGCCCGGTTTGGCGAGGCCGGAGGATTATATATTTCGGTTATTACCGATCCAACGACAGGTGGCGTGTCCGCGAGCTTTGCGAGCCTTGGCGACATTATTATTGCCGAGCCCGGGGCGGTATTCGGATTCGCCGGAAGAATCGTAATAGAGCAGACAATCCGGCAGAAGCTGCCGGATGATTTCCAGACCGCTGAGTTTAATCTTCAGCATGGACAGCTTGATCTGGTGGTGCACCGTAAGGAAATGCGGTCGACGCTGACCAAGCTTTTGGAATTGCATGATGTGAAAGGGGGATTTTAGGTTGGCGGGAGAGTTGCCTTTTGAAATGCCTCTGGTAGAAATGCGCAAGAAGATCGCTGAGCTGAAGCAGTTTGGCGATGAGAAGGGCATCGATTTTACCGATGAAGTTGCCCGGCTTGAAGAACGTTACCGTGTACTCGCGGAAGAAATATATTCAAACATCTCGGCTCCCCAGAAAATGCATCTCGCCCGGCATCACGGGCGTCCGACGTCGCTTGATCTGATCGGGCTGATCTTTACAGATTTCATGGAGCTGCACGGCGACCGCTTGTTCGGAGACGACCTTGCGGTAGTCGGCGGGATTGCAAGGCTGAACGGCATGCCGGTTACCGTCATCGGCCAGCAGCGGGGCAAGGATACGAAAGAGAACATCCTGCGCTTCTTCGGCAGTGCACATCCCGAGGGCTTCCGCAAAGCGATGCGGCTGATGAAGCAGGCGGAGAAGTTCGGCCGTCCCATCATCACCTTTATTGATACCAAGGGGGCTTACCCCGGAAATACGGCAGAGGAACGCGGACAGTCTGAGGCGATTGCGCGCAGTCTCTACGAGATGTCCCAGCTTGCTGTGCCTGTTATCTGCGTAGTCATTGGTGAAGGCGGCAGCGGCGGAGCTTTGGCACTGGCGGTGGGCAACCGTGTGCTAATGCTGGAACATGCCATCTACTCAGCGATCTCCCCGAACGGTGCAGCCTCCATCCTGTGGAAGGATGCAGGCAAGGCAGAGCAGGCGGCTGAAGCGATGAAGATTACGGCAGCCGATCTTTTGGCGATGGAAGTGATTGAAGAAATCGTCCCTGAGCCAAGGGGCGGGGCGCACCATGATTACGAAGCAACCGGGGCAGCAATCAAGGACGCCGTATGGCGCCATTTGCAGGAACTGTCCGGTCTGGATCCCGCAGAGCTCAAAGAGGACCGCTACCGTAAATTCCGCAAAATCGGTGAGTTTGCCGAAGGCGCGCAGGAGTCAGAGATTCTTGAAGAAGAAGTGCAGAACGTGGAGTAGCAGGACAACTTTATTTGCACTTTCACACATATGTAAAATCCTTCCGGTCCTAAGTTTGGAAAGACTGGAGTATACATTTTTTCCCACAACAATCATCCCGCGAACCTTGCGGGATGATTTTTATTTTCCGGACAAGCGTCGTAAATTCGACTTATATTTACACGGAAAAGACGCTAGAACATTGATTTTGTTTCCAGTTTGCAGTAATATTCATTAGGGCGCGGTAAAAGGTACATGTGACAAAGTTCCTATACAAACAACAAGCCTTATAGTAGATTTTGTAGTTGGAAAAAGTGAGACAGAGAGAACGAAAAAACGGAGGAAAACCTAATGCGGAAAAGTAAAATTGTATGTACGATCGGACCTGCTAGTGAATCGTTGGAGAATATCAAAAAATTGATTTTGGCTGGTATGAATGTAGCCCGTCTGAACTTCTCCCACGGCGACTATGAAGAGCATGGCAACCGGATCAAAACGATTCGTCAGGCTTCCCAGGAACTGGGCAAGACCGTTGCTATCCTGCTTGACACCAAAGGACCAGAAATTCGTACAGGCAAGCTGGAAGTAGAACCGATTGAACTGGTTCAGGACGAGTACCTGACATTGACTACGGAAGAAATCCTTGGTGACCAGAACCGTATCTCTATCACTTACAGCGACCTTCCTAACGACGTTTCGGTTGGATCAACAATCCTGATCGATGACGGTCTTATCGGACTTACAGTTGTAGACATTCAAGGCACAGAAATCAAGACCCGTATTGTTAACGGCGGTACGATCAAGAGCAAGAAAGGCGTTAACGTACCAGGAGTTTCTATCTCCCTGCCGGGCATTACAGAAAAAGATACCAACGATATCGTATTTGGGATCGGACAGGACATCGATTTTATTGCCGCTTCCTTCGTTCGCAAAGCCAGCGACGTTCAGGAAATCCGTGCACTGCTTGAGAAGCATGACGCTTCCCATATCCAAATCATCTCCAAGATCGAAAACCAAGAAGGTGTCGATAATCTTGATGAAATTTTGGCGGTTTCCGACGGCCTTATGGTTGCCCGTGGTGACCTCGGCGTAGAAATTCCTGCTGAAGATGTGCCATTGGCTCAGAAGCTGATGATTCAAAAATGTAACATTGCCGGCAAGCCGGTAATCACAGCTACCCAAATGCTGGATTCCATGCAGCGTAACCCGCGTCCTACACGCGCTGAAGCAAGTGACGTAGCGAACGCTATCTTCGACGGTACTGATGCAATCATGCTGTCCGGTGAAACTGCTGCCGGGAAATATCCGGTAGAATCCGTGCTCACAATGTCCCGCATTGCTGAGAAAGCGGAATCCGCGCTGAACCACCGTGAAATTTTCATGAAGCAACAGATTGCCCAAGAAACAACGGTTACTGAAGCTATCAGCCAATCCGTAGCGATCTCCGCTCTGGACCTGAATGCAAAAGCTATCATTTCTTCGACAGTAACTGGCCACACTGCACGCGTGGTTTCTAAATACCGTCCTAAATCCCAAATCATCGCCGTAACGACTCAAGAAAGAACTATGCGTCAATTGGCACTGGTATGGGGCGTAACTCCAGTATTCGGTAACGAAGCTACTTCGACCGACGAACTGCTGGAAACTGCACTCAAAGGCGGTAAAGCTTCCGGACTGGTAAAAGCAGGCGATCTCGTTGTGATCACTGCCGGTATTCCACTGGGACGTTCCGGTTCCACTAACCTCGTGAAAGTGGACACGATTCCTGCCGACTAAGATACGCGTCTATACGCTGATCTATTAAATGTTATATAAAAAGCAATGGTGTAATCCGCCATTGCTTTTTTGCTTGATATCAGGGCTTCAAATGTTTATATTGGCTAAGAGCGAACAGAAATGGGACTTTTCAAGTAAGCTTGAGATCGTCCTTTACGATATATACGTTTCACTGTAAAAGCATCGCCCCTGGCGTTGGGGCATGAGGGTACGGCAACCGTAATTTTGTTTTGGATCATGATCCCCCCGTTACCGGCAGTGAGCTTAGGGCTTTTTCCGTTGACCCGGCAGCAGCTGAAGCGTGTCGGCGTCAAATGGGCTAAGGGAGCCACGGTGTTGCCGATCTGGGGAGCTTCCATAATCCATTCGGCGGAGCTCTGCGGACCGTTATAGCGCTGGAGGGTACGAAAGGTCCATTGCTTGCTCAAATTACAAAGTATGATGCACCATTTACCGCTGCTGACCTTCATGATTGTGGCCCGGATCCGGTCACCCGGTGAGACCGGGAGCTGGATAACCGTCTCTGCTGCGGGCAGGATCTCCCACCAGGCGTAATAGTGAACCGTTCCGTTGACGGATTCATGTCCGGTGCCGGTCTGAATCAGGCTGCTGTTCTTGAAGCCGTCGATCCCGATCCATGCTGAAGAATAAGTGGGTTTAGATGTGGGTTTAACGAAGGGTACGATCCACTCGGCGGAAATCCGCCGGAAAGCGCCTTTTTTGCCTCTGATCGCATATCCGCTCCAGTTGCTTGACGTCCAGCCGAAACCGGTGCTCCGGGTTCTGCCCTGGTTAGTTTTATCTGTATAACAGGGCTGACTGCGCTTTAATCTATGAACTATGCTCACTTATCCACCGCCTTAAATTAGATTCTGCTCTATCTAATGCGGTGAAGTCTCGTAAAGGTTGGGTTATCTGTTAAAAAGGATTGGAGAGGACTTATAGTATCTATGGATAAATTACTGAAGCTGCGCGGCTTCTATCTCTTTTTGGGCCTGGCCGGAGGCTCTTTCGGCTCCTATCTGACACTGCTTTTGAAGTATAACGGTATGGATGTCAGCCAGATCGGCATGATGATGGCCACTGGTACATTGATCGCCATCTGCATTCAGCCGGTGTGGGGTCTAATCGCTGACAGATACAATCAGGCACGCCTTGTACTGATCCTTAGTGTGGCCGTGCCGGCGGTGCTGGCTGTTTTTTACCGCTTCGAATATTTCATGGTATTGCTGCTGATTTACACAGTGTCCACCATCTTCTCGTCTACACAGGCTCCTATCGCCGATTCTTACGCCATTGCAGCCGCGAACAAGGCCGGGTCCTCTTACGGCAGCATCCGGCTTATGATGAGCATAGGAGCGGCTGTAGGGGCCTATGCGGGCGGGCAATATATTGAGAATTTCTCGGTATCTACAATCTGGCTGCCTTTTCTGGTTCTGAATTCGGCTGCGGTAATCATTGCCCTGACACTGCCGAAGCAGGCAGAAGAGAATCACATGATGAGCCAGTCGTTCTCCCAGGGTGTCAAGAAGCTGCTTGGCAACAGCGTTTTTCTGGCCTTTCTGGGCGGCTGTTTTCTAGTTAACCAGACAATGGCGGCGTTTGGCACTTACTTTGTGGTAGCTTTTCAATCGGTCGGCGGCTCTGCGAGTCATGCCGGTATTGCCTTGTTTATTGCTTCCTTTACCAATGTGCCTTCCATGCTGTATGCCTCGAAGGTTATCCGTAAGCTTGGCCGTGAACGCACACTGCTACTAGGTGCGCTTATCTATGTACTGCGCTGGGGAATTCAAGTGGCCTTCCCTTATCCTTCGGTAATGATCGGAGTACAAGTGCTGCACGGCCTGTCCTTTGGCCTCTTTTATATCGCTGCCGTGGAATATGTATCTCAGATCACTTCACCGGAAATGCAGGCAACGGGCCAAAGCGTCTTTAATATCGTCTTCTCCGGATTAGCCGGAATTTTGGGCAATTTGCTGAATGGCTTTCTGCTGAGCGAAGGCGGCGTGGAGCTGATGAACCTGTCCTGTATGCTTAGTGCCGCAGTAGGAGCGGTTCTGCTGCTCTACGTAGCCAGAAGCTCCGGCAGCAAAGTTCCGCGGACGTTGCCTTCGAACGGGCTGGGAATCTAACAGCTACATAACAGGCCTGACATTACAGAAAGGGGCATTTTTACATGGAATCACGTAATCAGGTTCATGCCAGCCGCTGGTATAGTACCGCTTTCCGCGTTAGATATCAGGAGACGGATCAGATGGGGGTGGTATATCATGCCAACTATCTGAGCTGGTTTGAGAGCGGGCGTACCGAAATGTTCCGCGGGCTTGGCTTTGCCTATCGTTCACTTGAGGATTTGGGTGTGCTTCTTCCGGTGACTGCCGCAGATTTGCAATTCAAA encodes:
- a CDS encoding DRTGG domain-containing protein encodes the protein MEGQGDNITKHEQLLQHIEGLKVGTKISVRKLAKEMIVSEGTAYRAVKEAENLGIVITKERIGTVRVEKKPRNISDQLTFGDVVDIVEGHVLGGADGLNKHLHKYIIGAMKVDAMIRYIDADSLLIVGNRDDVHSLALEQGAGVLVTGGFGTSREVKALADELDLPVISSRHDTFTVASMINRAIFDRLIKKKIMLVEDILEGKPRLNTLKISNTVGELRQLSQSSGEQRFPVTDEWNRVIGIVGRRDVEELSEGQSIEKAMIRNPITAVLQTSLASAAQIMMWEGIDFLPIVDRNRKLVGSLTRREVLQSLRDVSNQPQLGETFDHLIWNGFAEERDEEGQLFFHGFITPQMATDLGTISEGVLSTLMTLSAFKAAKDITGNDYVLDNMSTYFIRPVQIEHSIIVMPKLLEISRRTCKLEIEISHNDTMVAKAVLMLQSIDHG
- a CDS encoding YtrH family sporulation protein, which translates into the protein MNVFLSKAVLDFFIACGIVLGGAMLGGIGAVVSLQPPTQTMLDIANRIKIWALAAAVGGTIDPMRVIESNMVEGNLSPAIKQILYLVFAFLGAHMGSELVKWVCGKG
- a CDS encoding DNA polymerase III subunit alpha, with amino-acid sequence MSPFVHLHVHSEYSLLDGAARITDLVRRAGEYGMKSLALTDHGVMYGAIPFYKACVANGIKPIIGCEAYLTAGSRRERGSRKDQPIYHLILLAKNETGYRNLMRLVSIGHLEGQHYKPRIDMEALAAHAEGIICLSACLGGEVPQHLLHGRDDEAYKAAKRYQEIFGEDFYLELQDHGIPEQKRVNPKLIALAAECDIQLVVTNDVHYLAKEDAEVQDVLICIGTGKTVDDEERLKIGTDQLFLKSGEQMAALFPHVPQAIRNTLEIAEKCNLELTFGQHILPEYSPLPEGLDAAAYLRELCRSGLEARYADTPLWASPERKAAAEDRLAYELGVIESMGFSDYFLIVWDFIAYCHRKGIATGPGRGSSAGSLTAYTLRITDVDPLKYNLLFERFLNPERITMPDIDIDFSDERRDEVIAYVVDKYGKEHVAQIITFGTMAARAAVRDVGRALNLPYNEVDKAAKLIPGQLGISIARALESSPDLKALYETHPKTRGLLDMAMKVEGMPRHASTHAAGVVISKGPLTDAVPLQAGNESTALTQYSMEHLESVGLLKMDFLGLRTLSIIERCMNWIREMDGSIPDFRIVPDNDPLTYEMLGAGETTGVFQLESAGVRRVLKDLRPSGFEDIVSVLALYRPGPMEFIPKFIAGKHGEIAVEYPHADLTPILADTYGIIVYQEQIMQIASLMAGFSLGEADLLRRAVSKKKRETLDKERSHFVQGSLQQGYQEADANAVYDMIVRFADYGFPRAHAAAYGVLAFQTAYLKAHYPVQFMAAMLTAVMGTHRKVAEYVLDCRRTGIGVLPPDVNESGVLFTPVPGEGDGHIRFGLAAVKNVGTLAVENIMAVRKERPFDSLLDFCRRVDLRVCNKRVIESLLQAGAFDRLPGHRAQLLAMLDETVDAAAKWRKERDELQIQLFDDLIETPNWEIRYPDIPRFTVTQQLELERELLGLYLSGHPLDDSVALLEEPGIQRLMDLGEAPDESQTVTAGMVVSVKEITTKAGKAMAFVEWEDQIERCEVVLFPEVWKRSRSLIEKGALLALRAKVQQEDEGFKLLAEEVAPLGADALRGLLQRRSAAASRSAGGGRGASAGAQRSAPASRSGAGGTGAAGGSAGGTATPAAPAAAPADAARPAAPRPAAAAGENGQRVFIKITQASENPALLSRLQALLQTHPGPAATLLFYEREQRLLALSDSYRIEPAPELIAAVEEMLGAGTVRIK
- a CDS encoding YtpI family protein translates to MIMLIKYLLFILLVVFMTGAAVYSLSSRRASDPMERGRRRSIMNILLGAMLVTLSLMSMFLFRGSTISIIVEALFLVIGAFNVFSGLRSYGYYSRSQHGRKA
- a CDS encoding phosphatidylglycerophosphatase A family protein, which translates into the protein MSYQMATELLERRGVTLTAIAEIVYILQSAYYPDLTQEECMSSVKSVLGKREVQYTLMTGVALDELAEQGLLPQPLQAVMEADESLYGADETLALGITGVYGMIGLTGFGYLDKIKLGIIGSLNDDPGKIHVFLDDLVAGIAAAASARIAHRHEGAKVYPHVTGTP